In Thermococcus celericrescens, the following are encoded in one genomic region:
- a CDS encoding Rossmann-like domain-containing protein, whose translation MLLAEFKKKALRLIDEELKVLDFSFGLPYTYVLIEGKRGKALGVAMTLPEEIQRFDNSIEELALEAFIEKADSLNVIERSLGLAAINAVSQYYIDLGSAKWIDAVELLDGDIEKVAVIGNMPPIVRALRERGFKLYVFERNPKLWDRETLSDSLEYWLLPEVDAVMASASCMINGTLDMLLDRAKNARIFLLTGPTGQVLPEFLQGTGVTHVASMKVVNIEKAILQLKFGCFKGFSDESRKYVLEI comes from the coding sequence ATGCTACTGGCCGAATTTAAGAAAAAGGCCCTGAGGCTCATCGACGAGGAGCTCAAGGTTCTGGACTTCTCCTTTGGCCTGCCCTACACCTACGTGCTGATTGAAGGAAAGAGGGGAAAAGCCCTCGGCGTTGCCATGACCCTCCCCGAGGAGATACAGAGATTCGACAACTCCATCGAGGAGCTTGCTCTGGAGGCGTTCATTGAAAAGGCCGACAGCCTCAACGTCATCGAGAGGTCCCTCGGTCTGGCGGCGATAAACGCGGTTTCGCAGTACTACATCGACCTCGGCAGTGCAAAGTGGATTGACGCCGTGGAACTGCTCGACGGTGACATCGAAAAGGTAGCGGTCATCGGAAACATGCCGCCGATAGTCAGGGCCCTGCGGGAGAGGGGCTTCAAGCTCTACGTCTTCGAGAGAAACCCAAAGCTCTGGGACAGGGAAACGCTGAGCGATTCCCTGGAGTACTGGCTCCTGCCAGAGGTGGACGCCGTGATGGCGAGCGCCTCCTGCATGATCAACGGAACCCTCGACATGCTCCTCGACAGGGCAAAGAATGCCAGAATTTTCCTCCTGACCGGCCCCACGGGACAGGTTCTCCCGGAGTTCCTCCAGGGCACCGGGGTGACCCACGTGGCCTCGATGAAGGTCGTGAACATTGAAAAGGCGATACTCCAGCTGAAGTTCGGCTGCTTCAAGGGCTTCTCCGACGAGAGCAGGAAATACGTCCTCGAAATATGA